From Desulfobaccales bacterium, a single genomic window includes:
- a CDS encoding addiction module antidote protein — protein MTQRIKVADLPEFDAAPYLDSKAAIAAYLTDILEANDPALLAAALGDIARARGMNEIAKASGLTREALYKALRPNAKPRYDTIAKVCGALGVRLVAQAIHV, from the coding sequence ATGACCCAACGCATCAAGGTGGCAGACCTGCCCGAGTTCGACGCAGCGCCGTATCTCGACAGCAAGGCGGCGATTGCGGCCTATCTGACGGACATTCTGGAGGCGAATGATCCGGCCTTGCTGGCGGCCGCATTGGGCGACATCGCCCGGGCGCGCGGCATGAACGAGATCGCCAAGGCATCTGGTCTCACCCGCGAAGCCCTGTACAAGGCGCTCAGGCCCAATGCGAAACCGCGCTACGACACCATCGCAAAGGTTTGCGGGGCGCTGGGGGTGCGGCTGGTGGCGCAGGCGATTCATGTTTGA